A DNA window from Hordeum vulgare subsp. vulgare chromosome 1H, MorexV3_pseudomolecules_assembly, whole genome shotgun sequence contains the following coding sequences:
- the LOC123409406 gene encoding uncharacterized protein LOC123409406, protein MESVGGSFHMTRSIGTGKRMDWKNGGRSWRQAPAPVRQLFWRVRRTVLRPKRRDLSFGYNLKSYSQNFDDGLVPAHHL, encoded by the coding sequence ATGGAGTCTGTGGGAGGATCGTTCCACATGACGAGGAGCATTGGCACCGGGAAGAGGATGGACTGGAAGAACGGCGGCAGGTCGTGGCGGCAGGCGCCGGCGCCGGTGCGTCAGCTGTTCTGGAGGGTGAGGCGCACCGTGCTGCGGCCGAAGCGCCGCGACCTGAGCTTCGGGTACAACCTCAAGAGCTACTCCCAGAACTTCGACGACGGCCTCGTCCCTGCCCACCACCTCTAG